From Pseudomonadota bacterium, one genomic window encodes:
- a CDS encoding methyl-accepting chemotaxis protein → MKSLSLRKKFTIFSSIVVIVSIVVTAFTCLWQVRGDMSRQAGVALDEEVKVFWELLLSKDGGLSNSTSSLEERIKATNISIQDNKLLMGFYGLNDDAQLVDKMGEVFRGSAGIYMNDTLISTNMVNKDGKRITGMKLSAPVCDMVIKNGKPFRGTLDIDGISYFTAYEPLKNKEGLVIGALYIGIPKSHYFAAFNRIVLVICGISVILILLTSLFIYTYTKRTLGPLKYLVKSANKLAEGDLSMEIIVERQDEVGQLLGAMKNMIERWREVVKDVQSASQGFAAKGQELNESAGQMSHRAKDQATRSTQVAASAEETSRTVADVAKNVGSIATYTADTVTVAKGGEEIVRKAVAEVQEIASTVEGLGRLIVSLGDRSKHIGNIIGVIDDIADQTNLLALNAAIEAARAGEQGRGFAVVADEVRKLAERTAKATSEIGETIKAIQEEMTGAVNSMKGVSEKVGTGVTFSAQSGDALTAIVTKANELELMVEQIASATEQMSSTTETIAKDIEEIALISEETSKSSEETNGIANRLLELSMELQKTVSGFRFSSQEIT, encoded by the coding sequence GTGAAAAGTCTCAGCCTTAGAAAAAAGTTTACAATTTTCAGTTCCATTGTTGTCATAGTAAGTATCGTTGTAACTGCTTTTACGTGTTTGTGGCAGGTAAGGGGCGATATGTCAAGACAAGCTGGCGTTGCTCTCGACGAAGAAGTGAAGGTATTCTGGGAACTACTTCTCTCTAAAGACGGCGGATTGTCGAATAGCACATCCAGTTTAGAAGAGAGGATAAAAGCAACCAATATCAGCATTCAGGATAACAAGCTTCTAATGGGTTTTTATGGGCTTAATGATGACGCCCAACTTGTTGACAAAATGGGAGAGGTATTTCGGGGATCGGCGGGCATCTACATGAATGATACGCTTATTTCCACCAATATGGTAAATAAAGATGGGAAACGAATTACCGGAATGAAACTTTCAGCTCCCGTTTGCGATATGGTTATTAAAAACGGAAAACCTTTTCGCGGCACACTGGATATTGATGGAATTAGCTACTTCACTGCTTATGAGCCGTTAAAAAACAAGGAAGGGCTGGTTATCGGGGCACTTTATATCGGAATACCAAAGAGCCACTACTTTGCCGCCTTTAATCGTATTGTGCTTGTTATATGTGGTATATCCGTAATATTAATTCTCTTAACAAGCCTGTTTATATACACCTACACCAAAAGGACATTGGGTCCCTTGAAGTATCTCGTCAAGTCAGCCAATAAGCTTGCTGAAGGGGATCTGAGTATGGAGATAATTGTAGAGAGACAGGATGAGGTGGGTCAACTTCTTGGTGCCATGAAAAATATGATTGAGAGATGGAGAGAGGTTGTAAAGGATGTCCAGTCGGCGTCTCAGGGCTTTGCAGCAAAAGGTCAGGAGCTGAATGAGAGTGCAGGACAAATGTCTCACAGGGCGAAAGACCAGGCAACAAGATCTACCCAGGTAGCAGCTTCAGCCGAAGAGACATCAAGAACCGTTGCAGATGTTGCCAAAAATGTAGGTTCTATTGCGACTTATACAGCAGATACCGTGACTGTTGCCAAGGGTGGCGAAGAAATAGTCCGCAAGGCAGTTGCAGAAGTACAGGAGATTGCCAGTACCGTTGAAGGGCTTGGAAGACTTATTGTATCTCTCGGCGATCGTTCCAAACACATAGGTAACATTATTGGTGTTATTGACGATATAGCAGATCAGACGAACCTTCTTGCGCTGAATGCCGCTATTGAGGCAGCTCGTGCCGGTGAACAGGGGAGGGGGTTTGCCGTTGTTGCTGACGAAGTCCGCAAACTCGCGGAGAGGACAGCAAAGGCAACGTCAGAAATAGGTGAGACAATTAAAGCTATTCAGGAAGAAATGACCGGGGCCGTTAATTCAATGAAAGGCGTTTCCGAGAAGGTCGGCACAGGTGTAACGTTCTCGGCACAGTCAGGAGATGCCCTTACAGCGATTGTAACCAAGGCCAACGAACTCGAACTTATGGTGGAACAGATCGCTTCTGCCACAGAGCAAATGTCATCGACCACGGAAACGATAGCAAAAGACATTGAAGAAATTGCACTTATTTCGGAAGAAACTTCGAAGTCTTCGGAAGAAAC